A window of Xylophilus sp. GW821-FHT01B05 contains these coding sequences:
- a CDS encoding Zn-dependent hydrolase, with the protein MKQTLNINGGRLWDSLMALAQVGATPKGGNCRLALSALDGQGRDLVVGWMRAAGLQITVDAVGNIFGVRPGRNPALAPVATGSHIDTQPTGGKFDGCFGVLAGLEVMRTLQEHGIETEAPLALVIWTNEEGTRFVPVMMGSGVHCGVFPLETALSAVDAQGMSVRNELAAIGYAGTAPIGTVRPGRYFEAHIEQGPILEAEDTVIGVVTGSLGLRWYDVTVTGMEAHAGPTPMALRRDALYAATHLMQAVVDIANDPDFAPHGRGTVGTVGVHPNSRNVIPGQVTFTVDLRHQDAARLDLMEQRFRQAAAALADGSTTGHAMDVKVVDVQEFPPTPFAADMVDAVRQQAVARGYSQRDIITGAGHDAVYMARQVPTAMIFVPCKDGISHNEIEDADPRHLEAGANVLLGALLTHAGAIA; encoded by the coding sequence ATGAAGCAAACCTTGAACATCAACGGCGGCCGTCTGTGGGACTCGCTGATGGCACTGGCCCAGGTCGGCGCCACGCCCAAGGGCGGCAACTGCCGGCTCGCGCTGTCGGCACTCGACGGCCAGGGCCGCGACCTGGTGGTGGGCTGGATGCGCGCCGCCGGCCTGCAGATCACGGTCGATGCGGTCGGCAACATCTTCGGCGTGCGCCCCGGGCGCAACCCGGCCCTGGCCCCGGTGGCCACCGGCAGCCATATCGACACGCAGCCCACCGGCGGTAAGTTCGACGGCTGCTTTGGCGTGCTGGCCGGGCTGGAAGTCATGCGCACGCTGCAAGAGCACGGCATAGAAACCGAGGCGCCGCTGGCGCTGGTGATCTGGACCAATGAAGAAGGCACGCGCTTCGTGCCGGTGATGATGGGCTCGGGCGTGCACTGCGGCGTCTTCCCGCTGGAAACGGCGCTGTCAGCGGTCGATGCGCAAGGCATGTCGGTGCGCAACGAGCTGGCCGCCATCGGCTATGCGGGCACGGCGCCCATAGGCACGGTGCGGCCGGGCCGCTACTTCGAGGCGCATATCGAGCAAGGCCCGATCCTGGAGGCCGAAGACACCGTCATTGGCGTGGTCACCGGCTCGCTCGGCCTGCGCTGGTACGACGTGACCGTGACCGGCATGGAGGCCCACGCCGGCCCCACGCCCATGGCCCTGCGCCGCGACGCGCTCTATGCCGCCACGCACCTGATGCAGGCCGTGGTGGACATTGCCAATGACCCAGACTTTGCACCGCACGGGCGCGGCACGGTTGGCACGGTCGGCGTGCACCCCAACTCGCGCAACGTGATCCCCGGGCAGGTCACCTTCACCGTAGACCTGCGCCACCAGGATGCGGCCCGCCTCGACCTGATGGAGCAGCGTTTTCGCCAGGCTGCCGCCGCACTTGCCGACGGCAGCACCACCGGCCACGCAATGGACGTGAAGGTGGTGGATGTGCAAGAGTTCCCGCCCACGCCCTTTGCCGCCGACATGGTGGATGCCGTGCGCCAGCAGGCCGTGGCGCGCGGCTACAGCCAGCGCGACATCATCACCGGCGCCGGCCATGACGCGGTCTACATGGCGCGCCAGGTGCCCACGGCGATGATCTTCGTGCCGTGCAAAGACGGCATCAGCCACAACGAGATCGAAGACGCCGACCCGCGCCACCTCGAAGCCGGTGCCAACGTGCTTTTGGGCGCCCTGCTGACCCACGCCGGAGCTATTGCTTGA
- a CDS encoding histone deacetylase family protein gives MKVVYSDQHQDHDPQQFIVRGRMKRSNEQPERAWRLLAAARAQGHDIVAPDDHGPGPRAAIHTPQYLHFLETAWERWQQLDDPSEEVMPNIHPFPGQPFTYPDSLVGQAGYHMGDTACSIGRNTWHAATQSAHVATHAAQLVLEGERVSYALCRPPGHHTYADRANGFCYLNNAAIAAQHLRQRHARVAILDVDVHHGNGTQGVFWRRNDVLTISLHGDPHFCTPFFTGHAHERGEGDGLGYNINRPLARGTDTDAYLAELKRACTDIRAYAPGALVVALGLDAHEHDPYRALAVTTEGFARITAEIARLGLPTVLVQEGGYLSDDLGPNLASALSGFAAAA, from the coding sequence ATGAAAGTCGTCTACAGCGATCAGCACCAGGACCACGACCCGCAGCAGTTCATCGTGCGCGGGCGCATGAAGCGCAGCAACGAGCAGCCCGAGCGCGCCTGGCGCCTGCTGGCCGCCGCACGCGCGCAGGGCCACGACATCGTGGCGCCGGACGACCACGGCCCCGGCCCGCGCGCGGCCATCCACACGCCGCAGTACCTGCACTTTCTGGAAACCGCCTGGGAGCGCTGGCAGCAGTTGGACGACCCGTCAGAAGAGGTGATGCCCAACATCCACCCCTTCCCCGGCCAGCCCTTCACCTACCCCGACAGCCTGGTGGGCCAGGCCGGCTACCACATGGGCGACACCGCCTGCAGCATCGGCCGCAACACCTGGCATGCCGCCACGCAATCGGCGCACGTGGCCACGCATGCGGCGCAACTGGTGCTGGAGGGCGAGCGCGTCAGCTACGCCCTGTGCCGCCCGCCGGGCCACCACACCTATGCAGATCGCGCCAATGGCTTTTGCTACCTGAACAACGCCGCCATTGCCGCGCAGCACCTGCGCCAGCGCCATGCGCGCGTGGCCATACTGGATGTGGATGTGCACCACGGCAACGGCACGCAGGGCGTGTTCTGGCGCCGCAATGATGTGCTCACCATCTCGCTGCACGGCGACCCGCATTTCTGCACGCCCTTCTTCACCGGCCACGCGCACGAGCGCGGCGAAGGCGATGGCCTGGGCTACAACATCAACCGCCCGCTGGCACGCGGCACCGACACCGATGCCTACCTGGCCGAGCTGAAGCGCGCCTGCACCGACATCCGCGCCTATGCCCCCGGCGCGCTGGTGGTGGCACTGGGCCTGGACGCGCATGAGCACGACCCCTACCGCGCGCTGGCCGTCACCACCGAAGGCTTTGCCCGCATCACCGCCGAGATCGCCCGGCTCGGCCTGCCCACCGTGCTGGTGCAGGAAGGCGGCTACCTGTCGGATGACCTGGGCCCCAACCTGGCCAGCGCCTTGAGTGGCTTTGCGGCGGCCGCATGA
- a CDS encoding aminotransferase class III-fold pyridoxal phosphate-dependent enzyme has product MTTTPELLARRARLLGPAYRLFYEEPLHLVRGEGVWLYDADGQRYLDAYNNVACVGHSHPQVVQAMAQQAATLNTHTRYLHESVLDYAERLLATLPPALGHTIFTCTGSEANDLAMRIARAHTKGRGLIVTRFAYHGVTSSIAEASPSLGRFVQLGEHVRTVPAPDSYRCAPDQLGSVFAAGVRAAIADLQAQGIAPAALLVDTVFSSDGVCTAPAGFLQEAANAIREAGGLFIADEVQPGFGRTGEAFWGFMNHGVVPDIVTMGKPMGNGHPVAGLAVRPEVLATFGQECRYFNTFGGNPVSMAAATAVLDVIQGQGLQRNALEVGQYLRTQLQALAQRHEAIGDVRGAGLFVGLELVTDRAAKTPATALAAQVVNGMRRQQVLLGATGEHANTLKIRPPLVFARAHADELVGKLDQVLTALR; this is encoded by the coding sequence ATGACCACCACCCCTGAGCTTCTTGCCCGCCGCGCCCGCCTGCTGGGCCCGGCCTACCGGCTGTTCTATGAAGAGCCGCTGCACCTGGTGCGCGGCGAAGGCGTCTGGCTGTACGACGCCGACGGCCAGCGCTACCTGGACGCCTACAACAACGTTGCCTGCGTTGGCCACTCGCACCCGCAGGTGGTGCAGGCCATGGCGCAGCAGGCGGCCACGCTCAACACCCATACCCGCTACCTGCACGAAAGCGTGCTGGACTACGCCGAGCGCCTGCTGGCCACGCTGCCACCCGCGCTGGGCCACACCATCTTCACCTGCACCGGCAGCGAGGCCAATGACTTGGCCATGCGCATCGCGCGTGCCCACACCAAAGGGCGCGGCCTGATCGTGACCCGGTTCGCCTACCACGGCGTGACTTCGTCGATTGCCGAGGCATCGCCCTCGCTCGGCCGCTTCGTGCAGTTGGGCGAACACGTGCGCACCGTGCCCGCACCCGACAGCTACCGCTGCGCGCCCGATCAACTGGGCAGCGTCTTTGCCGCCGGCGTGCGCGCCGCCATCGCCGACCTGCAGGCCCAGGGCATTGCGCCCGCCGCGCTGCTGGTGGATACGGTGTTCTCCAGCGACGGCGTCTGCACCGCGCCCGCCGGCTTCCTGCAAGAGGCCGCCAACGCCATCCGCGAGGCCGGTGGCCTGTTCATCGCGGACGAGGTCCAGCCCGGCTTTGGCCGCACGGGCGAGGCCTTCTGGGGTTTCATGAACCACGGCGTGGTGCCCGACATCGTCACCATGGGCAAGCCCATGGGCAACGGCCACCCGGTAGCGGGCCTGGCGGTGCGGCCTGAAGTGCTGGCCACATTCGGCCAGGAGTGCCGCTACTTCAATACCTTTGGCGGCAACCCGGTATCCATGGCCGCGGCCACGGCCGTGCTCGACGTGATCCAGGGCCAAGGCCTGCAGCGCAATGCGCTGGAGGTGGGCCAGTACCTGCGCACGCAACTGCAAGCCCTGGCCCAGCGCCACGAGGCCATTGGCGACGTGCGCGGTGCCGGCCTGTTCGTGGGGCTGGAACTGGTCACCGACCGCGCCGCCAAAACCCCGGCCACCGCCCTGGCCGCGCAGGTCGTCAACGGCATGCGCCGGCAGCAGGTGCTGCTGGGCGCCACCGGCGAACACGCCAACACACTGAAGATCCGGCCGCCGCTGGTGTTTGCCCGCGCCCATGCGGATGAGCTGGTGGGCAAGCTGGACCAGGTGCTGACGGCGCTGCGTTGA
- a CDS encoding DMT family transporter, producing MSSATAVGALPAARASQRHGIALFLGALVAFACYDAFAKQMVASYPPTVVNLGRYVAISAMALVLLLRHGRTHDMRLWRQPHQKLLTLRSLMLAIVATCFMTALVSMPLAEATAIYFTAPLVMVAVSPWLLGERVGRIQWTAVMLGFAGMLLIVRPGGSLPLVGTLLMAVSAVCYAMFQVLTRRLSGLVPAPVQFAHMALVCLVVTNLPAVFMPHVALPPWPQMLMLIAGGACSGVAQLMLLAAFRRVGAATLAPLNYVQLMLAVLISTLWFQRPPDGLALAGMALIAVAGVYLARARRPA from the coding sequence TTGAGCAGCGCGACTGCAGTCGGCGCTCTTCCAGCCGCACGTGCCAGCCAGCGGCACGGCATCGCCCTGTTCCTGGGCGCGCTGGTGGCCTTTGCCTGCTACGACGCCTTTGCCAAGCAGATGGTGGCAAGCTACCCGCCCACGGTCGTCAACCTGGGCCGCTACGTGGCAATCAGCGCCATGGCGCTGGTACTGCTGCTGCGCCATGGCCGCACACACGACATGCGCCTCTGGCGCCAGCCGCACCAAAAGCTGCTGACCCTGCGCAGCCTGATGCTGGCCATCGTCGCCACCTGTTTCATGACCGCGCTGGTGAGCATGCCGCTGGCCGAGGCCACCGCCATCTACTTCACCGCGCCGCTGGTCATGGTGGCCGTCTCGCCCTGGCTGCTGGGCGAGCGGGTGGGCCGCATCCAGTGGACGGCGGTGATGCTGGGCTTTGCGGGCATGCTGCTCATCGTGCGTCCGGGCGGCAGCCTGCCGCTGGTGGGCACGCTGCTGATGGCGGTGTCGGCCGTCTGCTATGCGATGTTCCAGGTGCTCACGCGCCGGCTGTCGGGCCTGGTGCCTGCGCCGGTGCAGTTCGCCCACATGGCGCTGGTCTGCCTGGTGGTAACCAACCTGCCCGCCGTCTTCATGCCCCATGTGGCGCTGCCACCCTGGCCGCAAATGCTGATGCTGATCGCCGGTGGTGCTTGCAGTGGCGTTGCGCAACTGATGCTGCTTGCGGCGTTTCGCCGCGTGGGCGCTGCTACGCTCGCGCCGCTCAACTATGTACAACTGATGCTGGCCGTGCTGATCAGCACCCTGTGGTTCCAGCGGCCGCCAGACGGCCTGGCCCTGGCCGGCATGGCACTGATCGCGGTGGCAGGCGTCTACCTGGCACGCGCACGCCGCCCGGCCTGA
- a CDS encoding GntR family transcriptional regulator codes for MPRPKTISTPVFGPIDEAHSPAFASIQVPDLVGVIEAQLQQAILAGRLAPGERIVEAELARQMGVSRAPVREAARRLESLGLLVSRPRHGFAVRTVSVKQVDDLYEVRINLELMSAALACQHATDAQLAHLDVLVDEMVAQAEALAPAERVAMDLAFHSTISELSGNEYLQRLFDNMQTEVRMFLALSEDSYGDLKALAETHRPIAQALAQRDVAAAQHALRFHLEDAKAHARGLFL; via the coding sequence ATGCCCCGACCAAAAACCATATCAACACCGGTGTTCGGCCCGATCGACGAAGCCCATTCGCCCGCCTTCGCGTCCATCCAGGTCCCCGACCTGGTCGGTGTGATCGAGGCCCAGCTGCAACAGGCCATTCTGGCCGGCCGCCTCGCCCCCGGCGAGCGCATTGTCGAGGCCGAGCTGGCGCGCCAGATGGGCGTGAGCCGCGCCCCCGTGCGCGAGGCCGCGCGCCGGCTAGAGAGCCTGGGCCTGCTGGTATCCCGCCCGCGCCACGGCTTTGCGGTGCGCACGGTGTCCGTCAAGCAGGTGGATGACCTGTACGAGGTACGCATCAACCTAGAGCTGATGAGCGCGGCGCTGGCCTGCCAGCACGCCACCGACGCCCAGCTGGCCCACCTCGATGTGTTGGTGGACGAGATGGTGGCGCAGGCCGAGGCGCTGGCGCCCGCCGAGCGCGTGGCCATGGACCTGGCCTTTCACTCGACCATCAGTGAGCTTTCGGGCAACGAGTACCTGCAGCGCCTGTTCGACAACATGCAGACCGAGGTGCGGATGTTCCTCGCGCTCAGTGAAGACAGCTACGGCGACCTGAAGGCGCTGGCCGAAACCCACCGCCCCATTGCCCAGGCGCTGGCACAGCGCGACGTGGCCGCCGCCCAGCATGCGCTGCGCTTTCACCTGGAAGACGCCAAGGCCCACGCACGCGGCCTGTTTTTGTAG
- a CDS encoding histone deacetylase family protein → MQAFFSPEQLLHTPQQFMRLGRIRKPTDLPARAEALQSALEALGIPVSAPPEYGRAPLEQVHSSDYLDYLEHAYARWQTLGQQGLEPGIEVLPNLSPYYSGQQGVQRAPCPSPSVVAQTGYYLSDLSCPIGPQTWRAVLRSAHSAVAAADAVCAGAAAAYALCRPSGHHAHRDRAGGFCYVNNSATAAARLLQTFGRVAVLDVDAHHGDGTQQIFYDSADVMTVSTHAETANYYPFYTGYPHERGHGAGLGCNLNLPLAHGSGNAEFMAAVDQACAALRDFAPKALVLPLGFDTYKDDPISVLKLDFDAYRAVGERVRQLGLPTVVVQEGGYMVEAIGPGLTAFLQGLHG, encoded by the coding sequence ATGCAGGCCTTCTTCTCCCCCGAGCAGTTGCTGCACACACCGCAGCAGTTCATGCGCCTGGGGCGCATCCGCAAGCCCACCGACCTGCCCGCGCGTGCCGAGGCGCTGCAAAGCGCACTAGAGGCCCTGGGCATTCCGGTATCGGCACCACCCGAGTACGGCCGCGCGCCGCTGGAGCAGGTGCACAGCAGCGACTACCTCGACTACCTGGAGCACGCCTACGCCCGCTGGCAGACGCTGGGCCAGCAGGGGCTGGAGCCGGGCATCGAGGTGCTGCCCAATCTGTCGCCCTATTACAGCGGCCAGCAGGGAGTGCAGCGCGCGCCCTGCCCTTCGCCCTCAGTCGTGGCGCAAACGGGCTATTACCTCAGCGATCTGTCTTGCCCCATCGGGCCGCAAACCTGGCGCGCCGTGCTGCGCTCGGCCCACAGCGCGGTAGCTGCGGCCGATGCCGTGTGCGCTGGCGCAGCGGCCGCCTATGCGCTGTGCCGCCCCTCGGGCCACCATGCGCACCGTGACCGCGCGGGCGGCTTTTGCTACGTCAACAACAGCGCCACGGCTGCAGCGCGCCTGCTGCAGACCTTTGGCCGGGTTGCCGTGCTGGACGTGGACGCCCACCATGGCGACGGCACGCAGCAAATCTTCTACGACAGCGCCGACGTGATGACGGTATCTACCCACGCCGAAACGGCCAACTACTACCCCTTCTATACCGGCTACCCGCACGAGCGCGGCCACGGTGCGGGCCTGGGCTGCAACCTGAACCTGCCGCTGGCGCATGGCAGCGGCAATGCCGAGTTCATGGCCGCCGTTGACCAGGCCTGCGCTGCGCTGCGCGACTTCGCGCCCAAGGCGCTGGTGCTGCCGCTGGGCTTCGACACCTACAAGGACGACCCGATCAGCGTGCTCAAGCTCGACTTCGACGCCTACCGCGCCGTGGGCGAGCGCGTGCGCCAACTCGGCCTGCCCACCGTGGTGGTGCAAGAAGGCGGCTACATGGTCGAGGCCATCGGCCCCGGCCTCACGGCCTTCCTGCAGGGCCTGCACGGCTAA
- a CDS encoding MBL fold metallo-hydrolase: MHAPSNPQVQAFFDPATSTVTYVLFEGEGSACAIIDSVLDYDAAAGRVSTASADRVAAFVRAHGLQVQWLLETHAHADHLSAAAYLRKQVGGTIAIGEAIRTVQGVFQKLFHLGAEFCLDGSQFGHLFAPGESFQVGRLRMRALHVPGHTPADMAYVLEDQAGTAQLAFVGDTLFMPDVGSARCDFPGGDARVLYGSVQQLLALPPATRLFMCHDYPPGDRAPRWQTTVAEQRAGNIHLHDGVDEAQFVAMREQRDATLGMPALILPAIQINIRAGELPPPEDNGVRYLKIPLGVF, encoded by the coding sequence ATGCACGCGCCTTCCAATCCCCAGGTCCAGGCCTTCTTCGACCCTGCCACCTCGACCGTCACCTATGTGCTGTTCGAGGGCGAGGGCAGCGCCTGCGCCATCATCGACTCGGTGCTGGACTACGACGCGGCGGCCGGCCGGGTGTCCACCGCCTCGGCGGACCGGGTTGCGGCCTTTGTGCGTGCGCACGGCCTGCAAGTGCAGTGGCTGCTGGAGACGCATGCGCATGCAGACCACCTCTCGGCGGCGGCCTATCTGCGCAAGCAGGTGGGCGGCACCATCGCCATTGGCGAGGCGATCCGCACGGTGCAGGGCGTGTTCCAGAAGCTGTTCCACCTGGGTGCGGAGTTTTGCCTGGATGGCTCGCAGTTCGGGCATTTGTTTGCGCCGGGCGAGTCGTTTCAGGTGGGCCGCCTGCGCATGCGCGCGCTGCATGTGCCGGGCCACACACCGGCGGACATGGCCTATGTGCTGGAAGACCAGGCCGGCACGGCGCAACTGGCCTTTGTGGGTGACACGCTGTTCATGCCGGACGTGGGCAGTGCGCGCTGCGACTTTCCGGGTGGGGATGCGCGCGTGCTTTATGGCTCGGTCCAGCAACTGCTGGCGCTGCCGCCGGCCACCCGGCTTTTCATGTGCCACGACTACCCACCGGGCGACCGCGCGCCGCGCTGGCAGACCACCGTGGCCGAGCAGCGGGCCGGCAACATCCACCTGCACGACGGCGTCGATGAGGCGCAGTTCGTTGCCATGCGTGAACAGCGTGACGCCACGCTGGGGATGCCGGCCCTGATCCTGCCGGCGATCCAGATCAACATCCGCGCCGGTGAGCTGCCACCGCCGGAAGACAACGGCGTGCGCTATCTGAAGATTCCCCTGGGCGTCTTCTGA
- a CDS encoding metalloregulator ArsR/SmtB family transcription factor: protein MNAAPTTASGDAPLSPEAMALLRASAGRACALLKAMANEDRLLLLCQLAEGERNVGELLAHTGVVQPTLSQQLGVLRDEGLVETRREGKFIYYRLASAEVLAVMQALHASLCGHAQHSAPDTPA from the coding sequence ATGAACGCCGCCCCAACCACCGCCTCTGGTGACGCCCCCCTATCCCCTGAAGCCATGGCGCTGCTGCGTGCCTCGGCCGGGCGCGCCTGCGCGCTGCTCAAGGCCATGGCCAATGAAGACCGGCTGCTGTTGCTGTGCCAACTGGCCGAGGGCGAGCGCAATGTCGGCGAGCTGCTGGCCCACACCGGCGTGGTCCAGCCCACGCTGTCGCAGCAGTTGGGCGTGCTGCGCGACGAAGGCCTGGTAGAGACGCGGCGCGAAGGCAAATTCATCTACTACCGCCTGGCCAGCGCCGAGGTACTGGCGGTGATGCAAGCCCTGCACGCCAGCCTTTGCGGCCATGCCCAACACTCTGCACCGGACACCCCAGCATGA
- a CDS encoding phosphotransferase, with product MNDLPEAAVLSAPAAPVPAAWAAALLQEHYGLAGDLSALTGERDANFLLSEPTGRRMLKVSHPIESPLVADFQTQALLHIAATDPGLPVQRLLPTLGGAHSFIAQAPDGAARVVRLFSYLEGLPMPQAPRSAAQRASVGSMLARLDRALAGLKHPAGALELPWDIQRAHRVRGLLAHVPDAHRRALAGRALDRFEQHALPRLATLRRQPIHNDFNIYNLLVDPAAPQQVAGILDFGDMVEAPMVNDLAVAASYQLDEQGDALATIAAFAGAYHAVLPLQPAELDVLLDLVRARLAMVVAISGWRAARQPDNAAYLLRNNAVSWARLQACDAITDTQARDALFAACPQA from the coding sequence ATGAATGATCTGCCCGAAGCGGCCGTGCTGAGCGCGCCCGCCGCCCCCGTGCCCGCCGCCTGGGCTGCCGCGCTGCTGCAAGAACACTACGGCCTGGCCGGCGACCTGAGTGCGCTCACGGGTGAGCGCGATGCCAACTTCCTGCTCAGCGAGCCCACCGGGCGCCGCATGCTGAAGGTGTCGCACCCCATTGAGTCGCCGCTGGTGGCCGACTTCCAGACCCAGGCGCTGCTGCACATCGCCGCCACCGACCCCGGCCTGCCGGTGCAGCGGCTGCTGCCTACGCTCGGCGGCGCGCACTCCTTCATCGCCCAGGCGCCCGACGGTGCCGCGCGCGTGGTGCGGCTGTTCAGCTACCTGGAAGGCCTGCCCATGCCGCAGGCGCCGCGCTCGGCCGCGCAGCGCGCCAGTGTGGGCAGCATGCTGGCCCGGCTGGACCGCGCACTGGCGGGCCTCAAGCACCCGGCCGGCGCGCTGGAGCTGCCCTGGGACATCCAGCGCGCCCACCGCGTGCGCGGCCTGCTGGCCCATGTGCCAGACGCCCATCGCCGCGCGCTGGCCGGCCGCGCCCTGGACCGCTTCGAGCAGCACGCCCTGCCCCGGCTGGCCACGTTGCGCCGCCAGCCCATCCACAACGACTTCAACATCTACAACCTGCTGGTCGACCCGGCCGCGCCGCAGCAGGTGGCCGGCATCCTCGACTTTGGCGACATGGTCGAGGCACCCATGGTCAACGACCTGGCCGTGGCCGCCTCTTATCAGCTCGACGAGCAAGGCGACGCGCTGGCCACCATCGCCGCCTTTGCCGGCGCCTACCACGCGGTGCTGCCGCTGCAGCCGGCCGAGCTCGATGTGCTGCTGGACCTGGTGCGTGCGCGCCTGGCCATGGTGGTCGCCATCAGCGGCTGGCGCGCCGCCCGCCAGCCCGACAACGCCGCCTACCTGCTGCGCAACAACGCCGTGTCCTGGGCGCGGCTGCAGGCCTGCGATGCCATCACTGACACACAAGCCCGCGACGCATTGTTTGCGGCCTGCCCCCAAGCCTGA
- a CDS encoding IS1182 family transposase, whose amino-acid sequence MLHADRQQIELRPCDLDALVAADHPARSVWAFVQALDLAPLYAQVKSVQGSAGAPAIDPAILMALWLWATVEGVGSAREIDRLCERDDIYRWLCGGVGVNYHTLASFRTANTEWLDAQLTRSIAALMERKLVTLDVVAQDGLRVRAHAKASSFRRKERLGELHALALAQVNALKSELEADAGASTRRKAAARERAAREREERLARALQTFGEIERGALDKIKNKASARARRGKSGQAPVGDSPAGDAPSALPEPDAPPAEPRPASGEAQPKSSAGAPKRVSTTDADARVMKMADGGFRPAYNAQVLVDEATQLIAGIAVVCAGSDMHEMAPMHRQIEQRYGRTPTHWLADGGYPQYDALEELSRRGTQPVVPPSRSRKPGFDPLSPKASDSPLIAQWRAFMASDEGQKLYRRRAASIECANAQLRRRGLYRLNVCGKLKARAVLLWHALAHNLMRMRSLGFALGG is encoded by the coding sequence CTGCTGCACGCCGATCGCCAGCAGATCGAGCTACGCCCCTGCGACCTCGATGCCCTTGTCGCGGCAGACCATCCCGCGCGCAGCGTCTGGGCTTTTGTGCAGGCGCTGGACCTCGCGCCGCTCTACGCCCAGGTCAAGTCGGTGCAAGGCTCGGCCGGCGCACCCGCCATCGATCCGGCCATCCTCATGGCGCTGTGGCTGTGGGCCACCGTCGAGGGCGTGGGCTCGGCCCGCGAGATCGACCGGCTGTGCGAGCGCGACGACATCTACCGCTGGCTCTGCGGTGGCGTCGGGGTCAACTACCACACGCTGGCGAGCTTTCGCACAGCCAACACCGAGTGGCTCGATGCGCAACTCACCCGCAGCATCGCCGCGCTCATGGAGCGCAAGCTGGTCACGCTCGACGTAGTCGCCCAGGACGGCCTGCGCGTTCGCGCCCACGCCAAGGCCTCGAGCTTCCGGCGCAAGGAGCGCCTGGGCGAGCTGCATGCCTTGGCGCTCGCCCAGGTCAACGCCCTCAAGAGCGAACTCGAGGCCGATGCGGGCGCCAGCACGCGGCGCAAGGCCGCCGCGCGCGAACGCGCCGCACGGGAGCGCGAGGAGCGCCTGGCCCGGGCACTGCAGACCTTCGGCGAGATCGAGCGGGGCGCACTCGACAAGATCAAGAACAAGGCCAGTGCGCGTGCCAGGCGAGGCAAGTCTGGCCAGGCCCCAGTAGGTGATAGCCCCGCCGGGGATGCTCCCAGCGCCCTGCCCGAACCCGACGCCCCACCTGCCGAGCCACGCCCCGCCAGCGGCGAGGCGCAGCCGAAGTCCAGCGCAGGCGCGCCCAAGCGGGTCAGCACCACGGATGCAGACGCCCGGGTGATGAAGATGGCCGACGGAGGATTCCGTCCGGCCTACAACGCGCAGGTGCTGGTGGACGAGGCCACGCAGTTGATCGCCGGTATCGCGGTGGTCTGCGCGGGCAGCGATATGCATGAGATGGCGCCCATGCATCGCCAGATCGAGCAGCGCTACGGCCGCACGCCCACGCACTGGCTGGCCGATGGTGGCTACCCCCAGTACGACGCACTCGAGGAACTCAGCCGTCGCGGCACGCAGCCGGTGGTGCCGCCCTCGCGCAGCCGCAAACCTGGCTTCGATCCGCTCAGCCCCAAGGCCAGTGACTCACCGTTGATTGCGCAGTGGCGCGCGTTCATGGCCAGTGACGAGGGCCAGAAGCTCTACAGGCGCCGCGCCGCAAGTATCGAATGCGCCAATGCGCAGCTCAGGCGACGGGGCTTGTACCGCCTGAATGTGTGCGGCAAGTTGAAGGCACGCGCGGTGCTGCTGTGGCACGCGCTGGCGCATAACTTGATGCGCATGCGCTCGCTGGGGTTTGCGCTCGGGGGGTGA
- a CDS encoding SDR family NAD(P)-dependent oxidoreductase produces MDTSALPTPAKVAMVSGGNRGIGLAIARELLDHGWRVSIGARSSTDAFAGYAPSQLRRYHFNAQDPQSETDWVAATAADFGRIDALVHNAGILSTRSVIDADDAEVDRLLEVNVKSPLRLTRKAWPHLVAAGESKVLVMASLAAKRVRAADASLYALSKSAVLALAHGIRHCGADSRVRCTALCPGFVATDMAAALAPGQRQQVTQPQDVARIARMALELPASASVAEIPISWTVEPQY; encoded by the coding sequence ATGGATACCAGTGCGCTGCCCACACCAGCCAAGGTCGCCATGGTCAGCGGCGGCAACCGCGGCATTGGCCTGGCCATTGCCCGCGAGCTGCTGGACCATGGCTGGCGCGTGAGCATTGGCGCGCGCAGCAGCACCGATGCTTTTGCCGGCTACGCGCCCAGCCAGCTGCGGCGCTACCACTTCAACGCACAAGACCCGCAGAGCGAGACTGACTGGGTGGCCGCCACCGCGGCGGACTTTGGCCGCATCGACGCACTGGTGCACAACGCCGGCATCCTCAGTACCCGCTCGGTCATTGACGCGGACGACGCAGAGGTCGACCGGCTGCTGGAAGTCAACGTCAAGTCACCGCTGCGCCTTACCCGCAAGGCCTGGCCGCACCTGGTGGCGGCCGGCGAGAGCAAGGTGCTGGTCATGGCATCGCTCGCCGCCAAGCGGGTGCGCGCCGCCGATGCATCGCTGTATGCGCTCAGCAAATCCGCCGTGCTGGCGCTGGCCCACGGCATCCGCCATTGCGGTGCCGACAGCCGGGTGCGCTGCACCGCGCTGTGTCCGGGCTTTGTCGCCACAGACATGGCGGCGGCGCTGGCGCCCGGGCAGCGCCAGCAAGTCACCCAGCCGCAAGACGTGGCACGCATCGCCCGCATGGCGCTGGAGCTGCCCGCCTCCGCCAGCGTGGCCGAGATCCCGATCAGCTGGACGGTCGAGCCGCAGTACTGA